The following are encoded together in the Paludisphaera mucosa genome:
- a CDS encoding acylphosphatase, with product MGLERRRILFSGRVQGVGFRATTSWLARGFEVAGYVRNLADGRVEVVAEGDDAELDKFVEAVRGELGGFIRDVDASPLTTDAPPLDGFGVRY from the coding sequence ATGGGACTGGAACGAAGGCGGATCTTGTTCTCGGGTCGCGTCCAGGGCGTGGGCTTCCGGGCGACGACCAGCTGGCTGGCCCGGGGGTTCGAGGTCGCCGGATACGTCCGCAACCTGGCCGACGGTCGCGTCGAGGTGGTCGCCGAAGGGGACGACGCCGAGCTCGACAAGTTCGTCGAGGCCGTCCGCGGCGAACTGGGCGGCTTCATCCGCGACGTCGACGCCTCGCCGCTGACGACCGACGCCCCCCCGCTCGACGGCTTCGGGGTCCGTTATTGA
- a CDS encoding acetolactate synthase — MSLGEDGGSEVEVETIHGRNWPSVTQFSVFLENRVGQLLEVVRSFQGSKVKIVGLTISDSADCSILRLILSHPEQGREILSLNKHAFAENELVAAELPASASSLADMCLALLRAEINIHYAYPLIVQPHGRPSVAMHIDNNEQASRSLHDMGFEILCEADLSN, encoded by the coding sequence ATGAGCTTAGGCGAGGACGGCGGCAGCGAGGTCGAAGTCGAGACGATCCACGGCCGCAACTGGCCCAGCGTGACCCAGTTCTCGGTCTTCCTGGAGAACCGCGTCGGGCAGTTGCTCGAGGTCGTCCGCTCGTTCCAGGGGAGCAAGGTGAAGATCGTCGGGCTCACCATCTCCGACTCCGCCGACTGCTCGATTCTCCGATTGATCCTCAGCCATCCGGAACAGGGTCGCGAGATCCTGTCCCTGAACAAGCACGCCTTCGCCGAGAACGAGCTGGTGGCCGCCGAGCTGCCGGCCTCGGCGTCGTCGCTCGCCGACATGTGCCTGGCGCTGCTGCGGGCCGAGATCAACATCCACTACGCCTACCCGCTGATCGTCCAGCCTCACGGACGACCCTCGGTCGCCATGCACATCGACAACAACGAGCAGGCCAGCCGCTCGCTGCACGACATGGGCTTCGAGATCCTCTGCGAGGCCGACCTTTCCAATTGA
- a CDS encoding S8 family peptidase — protein MAWTLTGHRSRDSRRKQRPALEELDVRRLLSTGLGGALSEQAAVRRAEAVQRMRSAAVHTTHQPRVHAAAGVQNLRIVRTATTDSVESPAGSVASGATTAFDPIIGSAQARQAYNVDGSGLTVAVIDTGVNYNNGGLGGGFGPNARVVAGYDFGDHDSDPIASSSQHGTAVAGLIAGGDANHLGVAPGVDIVALKVTNASNTADTSNIADALQWVVDNHSKYNISVVNISLSNGKNYARNWFAADGGVGQRMTQLVGQLKALNIPVVAATGNSFTGQQGEGFTAVLDGVISVTASDSSDKLLSNAQRLGSALGGATATDLAAPGSGLAALIDGSNYSNVDGTSFAAPLVSGSIVLLQSIYKSRFGSLPTVDQLTSWLEKGAKTIHDDVTGIDIGRLNVLGSAALVPGTPVVTVPTTPTTPATPTPPVVVTPPVVVTPPAQQVLTPPTIPVNYTPPAQAPSTPTPPVTTPVVSTPPPAAPTTTPTTPTTPVDDEAEPTPTTLEVPVYLNGKAVDALTTTSVDQAASTTKLAKADVGQLLRAMSKWASSNGSKSVRAWSVTTTK, from the coding sequence ATGGCATGGACCCTGACTGGCCATCGCAGCCGAGATTCTCGACGCAAGCAGCGCCCGGCGCTCGAGGAGCTCGACGTCCGCCGACTGCTCTCGACGGGGCTCGGAGGGGCCCTCTCCGAGCAGGCCGCCGTCAGGCGAGCCGAGGCCGTGCAGCGGATGCGTTCCGCGGCGGTGCACACGACCCACCAGCCCCGCGTCCATGCGGCGGCCGGCGTCCAGAACCTGAGGATCGTGCGGACCGCGACGACCGACTCGGTCGAGTCGCCCGCCGGCTCCGTCGCGTCCGGCGCCACCACCGCCTTCGACCCGATCATCGGCTCCGCCCAGGCACGCCAGGCGTACAACGTCGACGGCTCGGGGCTGACCGTGGCCGTGATCGACACGGGCGTGAACTACAACAACGGCGGCCTCGGCGGCGGCTTCGGCCCCAACGCCCGGGTCGTCGCCGGCTACGACTTCGGCGACCACGACTCCGACCCGATCGCCTCGTCCTCGCAGCACGGCACGGCCGTGGCCGGCCTGATCGCCGGCGGCGACGCGAACCACCTGGGCGTCGCGCCCGGGGTCGACATCGTGGCGCTGAAGGTCACCAACGCCAGCAACACCGCCGACACCAGCAACATCGCCGACGCCCTCCAGTGGGTCGTCGACAACCACTCCAAGTACAACATCAGCGTGGTCAACATCTCGCTGTCCAACGGCAAGAACTACGCCCGCAACTGGTTCGCCGCCGACGGCGGCGTGGGCCAGCGGATGACGCAGCTCGTGGGCCAGCTCAAGGCGTTGAACATCCCCGTCGTCGCGGCCACCGGCAACAGCTTCACCGGCCAGCAGGGCGAAGGGTTCACGGCGGTGCTCGACGGCGTCATCAGCGTGACGGCCAGCGACTCCTCCGACAAGCTCCTGTCCAACGCCCAGCGGTTGGGCTCGGCCCTGGGCGGGGCCACCGCCACCGACCTGGCCGCCCCCGGCTCGGGCCTCGCCGCCCTGATCGACGGCTCGAACTACTCGAACGTCGACGGCACGAGCTTCGCCGCCCCCCTGGTGTCGGGATCGATCGTCCTGCTCCAGTCGATCTACAAGTCGCGGTTCGGCTCGCTGCCCACCGTCGACCAGCTCACGAGCTGGCTCGAGAAGGGCGCGAAGACGATCCACGACGACGTCACGGGCATCGACATCGGCCGGCTCAACGTCCTCGGCTCGGCCGCCCTCGTCCCCGGCACCCCCGTCGTGACGGTCCCGACCACCCCGACGACGCCCGCAACCCCGACGCCGCCCGTGGTCGTGACGCCGCCCGTGGTCGTCACTCCGCCGGCCCAGCAGGTGCTCACGCCGCCGACGATCCCCGTGAACTACACGCCGCCGGCGCAGGCCCCTTCCACGCCGACGCCCCCGGTCACGACGCCGGTCGTCTCGACGCCGCCCCCCGCCGCCCCGACGACCACGCCGACGACCCCGACGACTCCGGTCGACGACGAGGCCGAGCCCACGCCGACGACGCTCGAAGTGCCGGTGTACCTCAACGGCAAGGCGGTCGACGCCCTGACGACCACGTCGGTCGACCAGGCCGCCTCGACCACCAAGTTGGCGAAGGCCGACGTCGGCCAGCTGCTGCGGGCGATGAGCAAGTGGGCCAGCTCCAACGGCTCGAAGTCGGTCCGCGCCTGGAGCGTCACGACGACGAAGTGA
- a CDS encoding NUDIX hydrolase: MSSPYCYKYPRPAVTTDLVVFAWIDRALQVLLILRKHDPFEGRWAIPGGFLDMDEAAETGARRELEEETGLVVPGAVEPLGFFAAPGRDPRGRTVTLAHVAVLPAGDHAIRGGDDAAEAAWRAVDQARDLAFDHDEVLALAVSWLRRKVLARSPEAVALFPRPAAASDVRILFKALGIPAQAAPAWIAAAGR; encoded by the coding sequence ATGTCATCCCCGTATTGCTACAAGTACCCGCGCCCGGCCGTCACGACCGACCTGGTGGTCTTCGCCTGGATCGACCGCGCCCTGCAGGTGCTGCTGATCCTCCGCAAGCACGACCCGTTCGAAGGCCGGTGGGCGATCCCCGGCGGCTTCCTCGACATGGACGAGGCCGCCGAGACCGGCGCGCGTCGCGAACTTGAGGAGGAGACCGGGCTGGTCGTCCCCGGGGCCGTCGAGCCCCTGGGCTTCTTCGCCGCGCCCGGCCGCGATCCGAGGGGACGGACCGTCACCCTCGCCCACGTCGCCGTGCTCCCGGCAGGCGATCACGCGATCCGGGGGGGCGACGACGCGGCCGAGGCGGCCTGGCGGGCCGTCGATCAGGCTCGGGACCTGGCGTTCGACCACGACGAGGTCCTGGCCCTGGCGGTCTCCTGGCTGCGCCGGAAGGTCCTCGCGAGGTCTCCCGAGGCCGTGGCGTTGTTCCCGCGGCCCGCCGCCGCGTCGGACGTCCGCATCCTCTTCAAAGCCCTCGGCATCCCCGCGCAGGCCGCACCGGCCTGGATCGCCGCGGCCGGCCGGTAA
- a CDS encoding CAP domain-containing protein: MNCAALWSACLVVASIPAMTGCGDEPVIDETATALLKAHNAERAEAKLAPMTLDDLLTKAARGHAQDMAERRKMSHEGGDGSSPFDRIKREGYHYLKSGENVAAGQRNVASVMRSWMDSPGHKKNILGEFTQMGAAQAKDDDGEPYWCVVFGTPIPKLDPDEASKEAFEKLNAARKEAGKDPFKLDPKVAGIARKLAVSAAESAGKPAEEKKTPDLGAMFQEAGVSFKNLTENLAVGEPTAEELVKAILKDEARKEVVMGPFGFVGIGYAQGDDGTPFWCLLLVEE; this comes from the coding sequence ATGAACTGCGCCGCTCTTTGGTCGGCCTGCCTGGTCGTCGCGTCCATCCCGGCCATGACGGGCTGCGGCGACGAGCCCGTGATCGATGAGACCGCCACGGCCTTGCTCAAGGCCCACAACGCCGAACGCGCGGAGGCCAAGCTGGCGCCGATGACGCTCGATGACCTCTTGACGAAGGCGGCGCGTGGGCACGCTCAGGATATGGCCGAGCGTCGCAAGATGAGCCACGAAGGGGGCGACGGCTCTTCCCCTTTCGATCGCATCAAGCGTGAGGGCTATCATTACCTCAAGTCGGGCGAGAACGTGGCGGCGGGCCAGCGGAACGTCGCGTCCGTCATGCGGTCGTGGATGGACAGCCCCGGTCACAAGAAGAACATCCTGGGCGAGTTCACCCAGATGGGCGCGGCGCAGGCCAAGGACGACGACGGCGAGCCCTACTGGTGCGTGGTCTTCGGGACCCCCATTCCCAAACTCGACCCCGATGAGGCTTCCAAGGAGGCGTTCGAGAAATTGAACGCCGCGCGGAAGGAGGCGGGCAAGGATCCGTTCAAGCTCGACCCCAAGGTGGCGGGGATCGCCCGCAAGCTCGCCGTCTCGGCGGCGGAGTCTGCGGGCAAGCCGGCCGAGGAGAAGAAGACGCCCGACCTGGGCGCGATGTTCCAGGAGGCCGGGGTCAGCTTCAAGAACCTCACCGAGAACCTGGCGGTCGGCGAGCCGACGGCCGAGGAACTGGTGAAGGCGATCCTCAAGGACGAGGCGCGCAAGGAGGTCGTGATGGGCCCCTTCGGGTTCGTCGGGATCGGTTATGCCCAGGGTGACGACGGCACGCCGTTCTGGTGCCTCCTGCTGGTGGAGGAATGA
- a CDS encoding ABC transporter permease, whose amino-acid sequence MKSITIALATAKETIRQPAFFVIAFFAGALLVGTIFVPYFTFGEDIKMYKDTGLTTISFFCMLLALLTASSTVAEEIEGKTAITLLSKPINRRQFIVGKLLGILMGVLVLYLILGGLFAAGVWYKIPYDLRESAGTLESGMRLGQVLQVLPGLVLGFFEVTILTSVSVALSTRLPMLVNLIVCIMVFFLGHLSPVLVTATQNGQQLIHFMAQLFAWVLPPLELFNAGPSIATGAVIPWAGYVLPALGCCVLYSGAALFFAFLLFEDRDLA is encoded by the coding sequence ATGAAATCCATCACGATCGCCCTCGCGACGGCCAAGGAAACGATCCGCCAGCCGGCCTTCTTCGTGATCGCGTTCTTCGCCGGAGCGCTGCTGGTCGGCACGATCTTCGTGCCGTACTTCACGTTCGGCGAAGACATCAAGATGTACAAGGACACCGGCCTGACCACGATCTCGTTCTTCTGCATGCTGCTGGCCCTGCTGACGGCCAGCTCGACGGTCGCGGAGGAGATCGAGGGCAAGACGGCGATCACCCTGCTGTCGAAGCCGATCAACCGCCGCCAGTTCATCGTGGGCAAGCTGCTGGGCATCCTGATGGGCGTCCTGGTCCTCTACCTGATCCTGGGCGGCCTGTTCGCGGCCGGCGTCTGGTACAAGATCCCCTACGACCTCCGCGAGTCGGCCGGCACGCTGGAGAGCGGCATGCGGCTGGGCCAGGTCTTGCAGGTGCTGCCGGGGCTGGTGCTGGGCTTCTTCGAGGTCACCATCCTCACGTCGGTCAGCGTCGCCCTGTCGACCCGGCTGCCGATGCTGGTCAACCTGATCGTCTGCATCATGGTCTTCTTCCTGGGCCACCTGAGCCCGGTCCTGGTGACCGCGACCCAGAACGGCCAGCAGCTCATCCACTTCATGGCCCAGCTCTTCGCCTGGGTGCTGCCGCCGCTCGAGCTGTTCAACGCCGGCCCGTCGATCGCCACCGGCGCCGTCATCCCCTGGGCGGGCTACGTTCTGCCGGCGTTGGGCTGCTGCGTGTTGTACAGTGGAGCGGCGCTCTTTTTCGCCTTCCTGCTCTTCGAGGACCGCGACCTGGCCTGA
- a CDS encoding acyl-CoA dehydrogenase family protein has protein sequence MGEAAVHEGFWTGRDPEESRILALSDALRAADGPADLDGGWPATLWGLLKDAGAMRWSVAEGQGGEACPRPLLVERYARLAEASLTSVFILSQHDAAVRRLTTVAERPKAAEWLRAIADGRAMATVGISQLTTSRRLGARALVATEIGSGRYRLDGSMPWVTGAERADVFVTGALLEDGRQLLITLPGDRTGLVVEPAFELAALQASRTAEVVVTGVEIEADDVLMGPTTEIAAQPGAVGTAGLETSALALGQAAAAIGGLAGLTAERADLVHPVDQLRENWDQAWATLTTCAEGHGDAATAASLRAQANALALRSTQAFLTARRGSGFLRTDPAQRWARQALFFLVWSCPSPIAQAAIRDLAGLCPA, from the coding sequence ATGGGCGAAGCGGCGGTGCACGAAGGCTTCTGGACCGGACGCGACCCCGAGGAATCCCGGATCCTCGCGCTCAGCGACGCCCTCCGCGCGGCCGACGGGCCGGCGGACCTCGACGGCGGCTGGCCGGCGACGCTGTGGGGCCTGCTCAAGGACGCCGGCGCGATGCGCTGGTCGGTCGCCGAGGGGCAGGGGGGGGAGGCCTGCCCGCGGCCGCTGCTGGTCGAGCGCTACGCGCGGCTGGCCGAGGCGAGCCTGACGTCGGTCTTCATCCTGTCGCAGCACGACGCGGCCGTCCGGCGGTTGACGACCGTGGCCGAGCGCCCCAAGGCGGCCGAATGGCTGCGGGCGATCGCCGACGGCCGGGCGATGGCGACGGTCGGGATCTCGCAGCTCACGACCTCGCGACGGCTCGGGGCGCGGGCCCTGGTCGCGACCGAGATCGGCTCCGGCCGCTATCGGCTCGACGGGAGCATGCCCTGGGTGACGGGGGCCGAACGCGCCGACGTGTTCGTCACCGGGGCCTTGCTGGAAGACGGCCGCCAGCTCCTGATCACCCTGCCCGGGGACCGCACCGGCCTGGTCGTGGAGCCGGCGTTCGAGCTGGCCGCGCTTCAGGCTTCGCGCACGGCCGAGGTCGTCGTGACGGGCGTCGAGATCGAGGCCGACGACGTCCTCATGGGCCCGACGACGGAGATCGCCGCCCAGCCGGGGGCGGTCGGGACGGCCGGCCTGGAGACCTCGGCGCTGGCCCTCGGCCAGGCCGCCGCCGCGATCGGCGGGCTGGCGGGCCTGACGGCCGAACGCGCGGACCTCGTCCACCCCGTCGATCAGCTTCGTGAGAACTGGGACCAGGCCTGGGCCACGCTGACGACCTGCGCCGAAGGACACGGCGACGCGGCGACGGCCGCATCGCTCCGCGCCCAGGCGAACGCGCTGGCCTTGCGGTCGACGCAGGCCTTCCTGACCGCCCGTCGGGGGAGCGGATTCCTCCGCACCGACCCCGCCCAGCGCTGGGCGCGCCAGGCCCTCTTCTTCCTCGTCTGGTCGTGCCCCTCGCCGATCGCCCAGGCGGCCATCCGCGACCTGGCGGGGCTCTGCCCGGCCTGA
- a CDS encoding class I SAM-dependent methyltransferase, with protein MSILGLKATRPRAADGTIPIRPDHQAEAALIRELWARQKASAAADVLDEEEQGYLDAHFAMPLTLRRRLAMIDWLAREIRPGDRVLEWGCRHGVDSCIYRRRFGSSLELHGCDYVEPEAYRPFHEYSGLQYQTVRHPYQLDYRDGFFDVVTSNGVWEHVLDEANSLPELFRVLRPGGLFLVACLPNRYSYTEALQRRLGHAAHDRLYTIGSASDQLRASGFEVLAWERRLLVPTMLNGFPRLVKSAYGKLHGAVWGLNGVLERVWPVNLIASNLMFVARRPRSADA; from the coding sequence ATGAGCATTCTCGGACTGAAGGCGACCCGGCCCCGCGCGGCGGACGGGACCATCCCGATCCGGCCCGACCACCAGGCCGAGGCCGCCCTCATCCGCGAGCTTTGGGCGCGTCAGAAGGCTTCCGCGGCCGCGGACGTGCTCGACGAGGAAGAGCAAGGCTACCTCGACGCCCATTTCGCCATGCCGCTCACGCTCCGCCGTCGTCTGGCGATGATCGACTGGCTGGCCCGCGAGATCCGGCCCGGCGACCGCGTCCTCGAATGGGGATGCCGGCACGGCGTCGACTCGTGCATCTACCGACGCCGCTTCGGAAGCTCGTTGGAACTCCACGGCTGCGACTACGTCGAGCCCGAAGCCTATCGACCGTTCCACGAATACAGCGGCCTGCAGTACCAGACGGTCCGCCACCCCTATCAGCTCGACTATCGCGACGGCTTCTTCGACGTCGTCACCAGCAACGGCGTGTGGGAACACGTCCTGGACGAGGCCAATTCGCTCCCCGAGCTGTTCCGGGTGCTCCGGCCCGGCGGGCTCTTCCTCGTCGCCTGCCTGCCGAACCGCTACAGCTACACCGAGGCCCTCCAGCGCCGGCTGGGCCACGCCGCCCACGACCGCCTGTACACGATCGGCTCGGCGTCGGACCAGTTGCGGGCCTCGGGGTTCGAGGTGCTCGCGTGGGAGCGCCGGCTGCTCGTTCCGACGATGCTCAACGGCTTCCCCCGCCTCGTCAAGTCGGCCTACGGCAAGCTGCACGGGGCGGTCTGGGGCCTCAACGGCGTCCTGGAACGGGTGTGGCCGGTCAACCTGATCGCCAGCAACCTCATGTTCGTCGCGCGCCGCCCGCGCTCGGCCGACGCCTGA
- a CDS encoding SDR family oxidoreductase: MSRKPETAVVTGAGSGIGRGVAQALAGMGLRVALVGRDRGKLEATKALLGVADDRAIVAPCDVADGSAVQAMATEVESAFGAIDVLICNAGTNVRNRALDVLTPEDWDTLIQTNLTGPFNLLRAILPGMRARKDGLVVQVCSIAGVRASVLGGAGYSASKFGQAGLGMTLGRECRQEGIRSTVIYPGEVNTPILDARPVPVPAERKAAILQPEDVAAAVKFLVELHPRARVPELVITPTVDDFY; this comes from the coding sequence ATGAGTCGGAAGCCGGAGACCGCGGTCGTCACGGGCGCGGGGAGCGGGATCGGGAGGGGCGTGGCCCAGGCCCTGGCGGGAATGGGCCTGCGCGTGGCGCTGGTGGGCCGCGACCGCGGCAAGCTCGAGGCCACGAAGGCGCTGCTGGGCGTCGCCGACGACCGCGCGATCGTCGCCCCCTGCGACGTCGCCGACGGCTCGGCGGTGCAGGCGATGGCGACCGAGGTGGAATCGGCCTTCGGCGCGATCGACGTCCTGATCTGCAACGCCGGCACGAACGTCCGCAACCGGGCTCTCGACGTCCTGACGCCCGAGGACTGGGACACGCTGATCCAGACCAACCTGACGGGCCCGTTCAACCTCCTGCGCGCGATCCTGCCCGGGATGCGGGCGCGGAAGGACGGCCTGGTGGTCCAGGTCTGTTCGATCGCCGGCGTGCGCGCGAGCGTCCTGGGCGGGGCGGGCTACTCGGCCTCGAAGTTCGGCCAGGCGGGGCTGGGCATGACCCTGGGCCGCGAGTGCCGCCAGGAGGGGATCCGCTCGACGGTCATCTATCCCGGCGAGGTCAACACGCCGATCCTCGACGCCCGGCCCGTCCCCGTGCCCGCCGAACGCAAGGCCGCGATCCTCCAGCCCGAGGACGTCGCCGCGGCGGTGAAGTTCCTCGTCGAACTCCACCCCCGCGCCCGCGTTCCCGAGCTGGTCATCACGCCGACCGTCGACGACTTTTACTGA
- a CDS encoding ABC transporter ATP-binding protein gives MQAEAYLRAKKLLAAGRTPLLARALGVIEALLILLLLILAALFVGLMASRGEVSISSEAAATLPTWTLSRQVGDASGYKEYSDSGLFPLIGSNLYSPNPVHRLGARLLNGLTRVLPPLRNNIGALTTLLALGLALILLLSLVTQARRSVTATIVADLATNLRNQIHRQMYRLGQSSLPTEGVGPVVNIWTREVNDIRDALIVDFHVIPGMIVLGVGLAAIALSTSPILTTFLASLGLLVYLISRTMNRDARTAYDVALRDASVQLCLLHEDLGLLRTVRTYGVEDYDRQRFDDHLERYRTADVRRMLAHHNLTTASALLYGAALATALGLLGYNVLVKDRISIATMLILIASLAGLAFPILQWVKMRQAVRHANRSAAEIFEFLARSPELHQHVGAEFLPPLRENIVLDDVTLESRSGRLLLDHVSLEIPAGGRTVVVGVDEDSKLALACLIPRLIDPQAGRVLIDGRDLREMTLESVRAQAATVLQADLVFTDSILVNIGLGDPRNTLQRVIEAAKLSHAHYFIQDLPHGYDTVIGPLGHYLRPDEQLRIALARAFLHDPSILIVEELPTAVDDEVKLLLDDTLSRLSAGRTVLVIPHRLSTIRSADTVILLNNGRLEGVATPSKLQAESKLFRHILYTEFNEYATGDIEAGQVAG, from the coding sequence ATGCAAGCCGAAGCGTATCTTCGTGCCAAGAAACTCCTCGCCGCCGGCCGGACCCCGCTGCTCGCCCGGGCGCTCGGCGTCATCGAAGCCCTGCTGATCCTCCTCCTGCTGATCCTGGCCGCCCTCTTCGTGGGCCTGATGGCGTCGCGGGGCGAAGTCAGCATCTCCAGCGAGGCGGCGGCGACCCTGCCGACCTGGACCCTGAGCCGCCAGGTCGGCGACGCGAGCGGCTACAAGGAGTATTCCGACTCCGGCCTCTTCCCCCTGATCGGGTCGAACCTCTACAGCCCGAACCCCGTGCATCGGCTCGGGGCGCGGCTGCTCAACGGGCTGACCCGCGTCCTGCCGCCGCTCCGGAACAACATCGGGGCGCTCACGACCTTGCTGGCGCTGGGGCTGGCGCTGATCCTGCTCCTCTCCTTGGTGACCCAGGCGCGGCGGTCGGTGACTGCGACGATCGTGGCCGACCTGGCGACGAATCTGCGCAACCAGATCCACCGCCAGATGTACCGACTGGGCCAGTCGTCGCTGCCGACGGAGGGCGTAGGGCCGGTCGTGAACATCTGGACCCGCGAGGTCAACGACATCCGCGACGCCCTGATCGTCGACTTTCACGTCATCCCCGGGATGATCGTCCTGGGCGTCGGCCTGGCCGCGATCGCACTCTCGACCTCGCCGATCCTCACGACCTTCCTCGCCTCGCTCGGCCTCCTGGTCTACTTGATCTCGCGGACGATGAATCGCGACGCGCGGACCGCCTACGACGTGGCGCTCCGCGACGCCTCGGTCCAGCTCTGCCTGCTCCACGAAGACCTGGGCCTGCTGCGGACGGTGCGGACCTACGGCGTCGAGGACTACGACCGCCAGCGGTTCGACGACCACCTGGAACGCTACCGGACCGCAGACGTCCGCCGGATGCTCGCCCACCACAACCTGACCACGGCCTCGGCCCTGCTCTACGGCGCGGCGCTGGCGACGGCCCTGGGCCTGCTCGGCTACAACGTCCTGGTCAAGGACCGGATCTCGATCGCCACGATGCTGATCCTGATCGCCTCGCTCGCGGGGCTGGCCTTCCCGATCCTGCAATGGGTCAAGATGCGGCAGGCCGTCCGCCACGCCAACCGCTCGGCGGCCGAGATCTTCGAGTTCCTGGCGCGTTCGCCCGAGCTTCACCAGCACGTCGGGGCCGAGTTCCTGCCGCCGCTCCGCGAGAACATCGTCCTCGACGACGTGACGCTGGAGAGCCGGTCGGGCCGCCTGCTGCTCGACCACGTCTCTCTGGAGATCCCCGCCGGCGGGCGGACCGTCGTGGTGGGCGTCGACGAGGATTCGAAGCTGGCGCTCGCCTGCCTCATCCCCCGCCTGATCGACCCCCAGGCCGGCCGCGTGCTGATCGACGGCCGCGACCTGCGCGAGATGACCCTGGAATCGGTCCGGGCCCAGGCCGCCACGGTGCTCCAGGCGGACCTCGTTTTCACCGACTCCATCCTGGTGAATATCGGCCTCGGCGACCCGCGCAACACCCTCCAGCGGGTGATCGAGGCGGCGAAGCTGTCGCACGCCCACTACTTCATCCAGGACCTGCCGCACGGCTACGACACCGTCATCGGCCCGCTGGGACACTACCTCCGGCCCGACGAGCAATTGCGGATCGCCCTGGCCCGCGCGTTCCTGCACGACCCCTCGATCCTGATCGTCGAGGAGCTGCCGACGGCCGTCGACGACGAGGTCAAGCTGCTGCTCGACGACACGCTCTCGCGCCTGTCCGCCGGGCGGACGGTCCTCGTCATCCCCCACCGGCTGTCGACGATCCGCTCGGCCGACACCGTCATCCTGCTGAACAACGGCCGGCTCGAAGGCGTCGCCACCCCCTCGAAGCTCCAGGCCGAGAGCAAGCTCTTCCGCCACATCCTCTACACCGAGTTCAACGAGTACGCCACCGGCGACATCGAGGCGGGCCAGGTCGCCGGCTGA
- a CDS encoding CPBP family intramembrane glutamic endopeptidase translates to MSIDAVDSEQPLPPEAIVPTPVKPYPSIAQSWAIAGIVVLTTLVCSPLVLSAQLLGPEGAMLAYYAVAFGLATYIVDGIRRRKLGRSGYNFAIGSWRLGPPIVVGTVGLLFGVITPLQSLIPMPDAIGQGVKDLVGQTSAATFLYFVILAPIFEEMIFRGVMLDGLLRRYRPSTAILTSSLLFGIVHLNPWQFVTAFVLGCFFGWIYYRTGSLGCCVLGHMAANGSGYILRILLAQGVGGGLGDGNPLVHVGFTALAAVSIELLRREFRADRHRRVVPEDWTPDQGAAPAEIDPTPIPEDPAA, encoded by the coding sequence ATGAGCATCGACGCCGTTGATTCCGAGCAGCCCCTTCCGCCCGAGGCCATCGTCCCGACCCCGGTGAAGCCTTACCCTTCGATCGCCCAGAGCTGGGCGATCGCCGGTATCGTGGTGTTGACGACGTTGGTCTGCTCGCCTCTCGTCCTCTCGGCGCAACTACTCGGCCCCGAGGGGGCCATGCTGGCCTATTATGCCGTCGCCTTCGGGCTGGCGACCTATATCGTCGACGGCATCCGACGACGCAAGCTGGGCCGCTCGGGCTACAACTTCGCGATCGGATCGTGGCGGCTGGGACCTCCGATCGTCGTCGGCACCGTCGGGCTGCTGTTCGGGGTGATCACGCCGCTGCAAAGCCTGATCCCCATGCCGGACGCGATCGGCCAGGGGGTGAAGGACCTCGTCGGGCAGACGAGCGCGGCGACCTTCCTCTACTTCGTGATCCTCGCGCCGATCTTCGAGGAGATGATCTTCCGGGGCGTCATGCTCGACGGCCTGCTGAGGCGGTACCGGCCCTCGACCGCGATCCTGACGTCGAGCCTGCTCTTCGGGATCGTCCACCTGAATCCCTGGCAGTTCGTCACGGCCTTCGTCCTGGGCTGCTTCTTCGGCTGGATCTATTACCGGACCGGCAGCCTGGGCTGCTGCGTCCTCGGCCACATGGCGGCCAACGGGAGCGGCTATATCCTGCGCATCCTCTTGGCCCAGGGCGTCGGCGGCGGCCTGGGCGACGGGAACCCCCTCGTCCACGTCGGGTTCACCGCGCTGGCGGCCGTCTCGATCGAGCTTCTCCGCCGCGAGTTCCGGGCGGACCGCCACCGTCGCGTCGTTCCCGAGGATTGGACCCCTGATCAAGGGGCCGCTCCCGCAGAGATCGATCCGACTCCCATCCCCGAAGATCCGGCCGCTTGA